Proteins encoded together in one Nostoc sp. PCC 7524 window:
- a CDS encoding FIST signal transduction protein: MFKIVVGHSNDPDSLAGVEEVIQQCNNSLTGDIPQAGILFTAIDFNHPLILQQIYQAFPGIELIGGTTDGEISSVLEFQQDSITLMLFCSDEIEIFAGVGQKVSLDPIIATRQAVEQAKAKTTKVPQLCLTHPESLTTSGVSILNGLKLALGEKFPIFGGLAADQSKYQNTYQFFQTQVLSDSVPVLLFSGNVLFSYGVASGWLPIGKTSKVTKVEKNIVYEIDDKPALDFYRHYLGTLPPSMEYPLAVFDEEGVGFYLRAPIAHDETTGSITFFADIPEQATIQIAEAGHQDILAATNASFMNAINNYPGKEPAGVLFFSCVARRQILGMKTQQEYQNTKNYFDKFIPACGFYSNGEISPINYTGKTQFHNETFVTLILGNQ, from the coding sequence ATGTTTAAGATAGTAGTTGGCCATAGCAATGACCCAGACTCATTAGCAGGAGTTGAGGAAGTAATTCAGCAATGCAATAATTCCCTAACTGGAGATATTCCCCAAGCCGGAATTCTATTTACTGCGATTGACTTTAACCATCCTCTCATCCTGCAACAAATTTATCAGGCTTTTCCAGGAATTGAGTTAATTGGTGGAACTACGGATGGAGAAATTTCATCGGTATTAGAGTTTCAACAAGACTCAATTACTTTAATGTTGTTTTGTTCAGATGAAATAGAAATTTTTGCAGGTGTGGGACAGAAAGTTTCTCTAGATCCCATTATCGCTACCCGGCAAGCTGTAGAACAAGCAAAAGCCAAAACGACTAAAGTCCCTCAACTTTGCTTAACCCATCCAGAAAGTCTGACTACGAGTGGAGTTTCCATATTAAATGGCTTAAAACTGGCTTTAGGAGAAAAATTTCCCATCTTCGGTGGTTTAGCAGCCGATCAATCAAAATACCAAAATACTTATCAATTTTTTCAAACACAAGTCCTCAGTGATTCTGTACCAGTTCTATTGTTTTCTGGGAATGTTCTATTTTCTTACGGTGTAGCTAGTGGTTGGTTGCCCATTGGTAAAACTAGCAAAGTTACTAAAGTAGAGAAGAATATAGTCTATGAAATTGATGATAAACCAGCTTTAGACTTCTACCGCCATTATCTAGGTACGCTACCACCTTCAATGGAATATCCCCTAGCAGTATTTGATGAAGAGGGAGTAGGTTTCTATCTCAGAGCGCCAATCGCCCATGATGAAACAACAGGTAGTATTACATTTTTTGCAGATATTCCTGAGCAAGCAACTATCCAAATTGCCGAAGCAGGACATCAGGATATTTTGGCAGCTACGAACGCATCATTTATGAATGCCATAAATAATTATCCAGGAAAAGAGCCAGCAGGTGTGCTATTTTTTTCCTGTGTAGCGAGGCGGCAAATATTGGGTATGAAAACTCAACAAGAATACCAGAACACTAAAAATTATTTTGATAAGTTTATTCCTGCTTGTGGTTTCTATTCTAATGGCGAAATTTCCCCGATAAATTACACTGGCAAAACGCAATTTCATAATGAAACATTCGTAACTTTAATTTTAGGCAATCAGTAA
- a CDS encoding esterase/lipase family protein produces MKTKNQQRNAVLLVHGITDTEAVFDQMAIFLGQQGWPVYSLDLLPNRGEVGLDVLAQQLADYIAKTFPPEQPLDIVGFSMGGIVSRYYIQRLGGINRVQRFITISSPHYGTVVAYASQNPGCVQMRPNSDFLKDLNTDAVMLQQLNFTSIWTPYDLMIIPTHSSKMPVGKEVIIPVALHSWMLTDSRCIASVAAALAEPVKSYHQSAYIHSYQKSPLGGDNI; encoded by the coding sequence ATGAAAACGAAAAACCAGCAGCGTAATGCCGTCTTGTTGGTACATGGCATTACCGATACAGAAGCTGTATTTGATCAAATGGCTATTTTTTTAGGACAACAGGGTTGGCCTGTGTATTCACTGGATTTACTACCTAATAGGGGTGAAGTTGGTCTAGATGTATTGGCACAGCAACTAGCTGACTATATTGCCAAAACTTTTCCACCCGAACAACCCCTAGATATAGTCGGCTTCAGTATGGGTGGAATTGTCAGCCGTTACTATATCCAACGATTGGGAGGAATTAACCGTGTGCAACGGTTCATTACAATTTCTTCACCACATTATGGTACTGTCGTTGCCTACGCTTCCCAGAATCCTGGATGCGTGCAAATGCGTCCGAACAGTGATTTTCTCAAAGATTTAAATACTGATGCTGTGATGTTGCAGCAGTTGAACTTTACTTCTATTTGGACACCTTATGATTTAATGATTATTCCTACGCATAGTTCTAAAATGCCCGTAGGTAAAGAAGTCATCATTCCCGTAGCATTACATTCATGGATGTTGACAGACTCCCGGTGTATAGCATCTGTAGCAGCAGCCTTGGCAGAACCAGTTAAGTCCTATCACCAATCTGCGTATATTCATAGCTACCAAAAATCGCCTCTGGGTGGCGATAATATTTAA
- a CDS encoding TIGR00297 family protein, with protein sequence MFSFLNSANPWLVGVGLNTILLSLVWFAPKKLLTPAGLLHAWLLGVLIWGTLGWQGYVVVMFYFLVGSGVTRIGMAQKEAEGIAEKRSGARGPENVWGSALTGALCAVGFGLINAGLLLPNPQSPIPNPQSLLLLGYVASFSTKLSDTCASEVGKAYGQRTFLITTLQPVPRGTEGAVSLEGTLAGVVASIAIAIVGWGVGLLQPLGIAWCILAAFIATNLESVIGATLQAKYTWLTNEVVNIINTFIGAIAAMLFAFIWMSVTA encoded by the coding sequence ATGTTCTCATTTTTAAACTCTGCCAATCCTTGGTTAGTGGGAGTAGGACTGAACACAATTTTATTGAGTTTAGTATGGTTTGCTCCTAAAAAGCTGCTGACCCCTGCGGGATTACTCCACGCTTGGTTACTGGGCGTATTGATTTGGGGAACTCTAGGTTGGCAGGGATATGTAGTAGTAATGTTCTATTTTTTAGTTGGTTCTGGTGTGACACGCATTGGCATGGCACAAAAAGAAGCGGAAGGCATTGCCGAGAAGCGTTCCGGCGCAAGAGGCCCGGAAAATGTCTGGGGTTCTGCTTTGACTGGCGCGTTGTGTGCTGTAGGATTCGGATTAATTAATGCCGGACTCCTCTTACCCAATCCCCAATCTCCAATTCCCAATCCCCAATCCCTGCTTTTATTAGGCTATGTCGCCAGTTTCAGCACCAAACTGTCTGATACCTGTGCTAGTGAAGTGGGTAAAGCCTATGGTCAACGTACCTTTTTAATTACGACACTGCAACCAGTGCCGAGAGGTACAGAGGGGGCGGTAAGTTTAGAGGGTACTTTAGCGGGTGTGGTGGCTTCAATTGCGATCGCTATTGTAGGTTGGGGTGTCGGTTTGCTACAACCCTTGGGAATTGCTTGGTGTATTTTGGCAGCTTTCATTGCTACCAATTTAGAAAGTGTGATTGGGGCAACTCTGCAAGCTAAATATACTTGGCTGACGAATGAAGTAGTTAATATTATTAACACTTTTATTGGTGCGATCGCCGCTATGTTATTCGCATTTATTTGGATGAGTGTGACTGCATAA
- a CDS encoding sensor histidine kinase, whose amino-acid sequence MLPTSTANNLILVVDDTLTNLEIISIALTEEGFDVATAINGETALQQIASRLPDLILLDVMMPRMDGFETCKNLKNNPVTQDIPVIFMTGITDTESKVNALSLGAVDYITKPFHKAEVLARIKAHLQLSILTKNLEQRVVERTAELDQALRELQDFQVQLIQQEKMSVLGQLVTGVAHEINNPVSCIYGNLGHAFTYFQNMINLIDLYQYYYPEPVTDIQNQMIEMDWEYVRSDLPNVIFAMKEGIQRIRDISSSLRIFSRSDTENKAECNIHECIDSTLLILKHRLKGSENCSPIEVIRNYGDLPSIQCFPGQLNQVFMNILANSIDALEEPSYKYSVDNPRQIFIHTFLSKNKNQVFIKIKDNGIGMSEEIQQKIFEYLFTTKTVGKGTGLGLAIARQIIVQKHQGTLEVNSLIGKGSEFTITIPTA is encoded by the coding sequence ATGCTGCCTACATCAACCGCAAATAACTTAATTTTAGTTGTAGATGATACTCTTACTAATCTAGAAATTATCTCTATTGCACTGACTGAGGAGGGATTTGATGTAGCTACAGCGATTAATGGAGAAACAGCTTTACAGCAGATTGCATCGCGATTACCAGATTTAATTTTATTAGATGTGATGATGCCCAGAATGGATGGCTTTGAGACTTGTAAAAACTTAAAGAATAATCCAGTTACTCAGGATATTCCAGTTATCTTCATGACTGGAATTACAGATACAGAAAGTAAGGTGAATGCTTTGAGTTTAGGAGCAGTTGATTATATTACTAAGCCTTTTCATAAAGCAGAGGTCTTAGCTCGGATCAAAGCACATTTACAATTGAGTATTTTAACTAAAAATTTAGAACAAAGGGTAGTAGAACGAACGGCTGAACTGGATCAAGCATTGCGAGAATTACAAGATTTTCAAGTCCAGTTGATACAACAAGAAAAAATGTCTGTGTTGGGTCAATTAGTTACAGGAGTGGCTCATGAGATTAATAACCCAGTTAGTTGCATTTATGGCAATTTAGGTCATGCCTTCACATATTTCCAAAATATGATCAATCTCATTGACCTTTATCAATATTACTATCCTGAACCAGTGACAGATATTCAAAACCAAATGATAGAAATGGATTGGGAATATGTGCGTTCTGATTTACCCAATGTAATTTTTGCTATGAAAGAAGGGATTCAACGCATTCGAGATATTAGTAGTAGTCTCAGAATTTTTTCGAGGTCAGATACAGAAAATAAAGCGGAGTGCAATATTCATGAATGTATCGATAGCACTCTGTTAATTCTCAAACATCGTCTTAAAGGATCTGAAAATTGTTCACCTATTGAAGTTATTAGAAATTATGGTGATTTACCATCTATACAATGCTTTCCTGGACAATTGAATCAGGTATTTATGAATATTTTGGCTAATTCGATTGATGCCTTGGAGGAGCCTAGTTATAAATATAGTGTAGATAATCCCCGGCAAATTTTTATTCATACCTTCCTAAGTAAAAATAAAAATCAAGTTTTTATTAAAATTAAGGATAATGGTATTGGAATGTCAGAGGAAATTCAGCAAAAGATTTTTGAGTATTTATTTACTACTAAAACTGTCGGTAAAGGTACAGGATTAGGATTAGCGATCGCTCGTCAAATTATTGTGCAGAAACATCAGGGTACTTTAGAGGTAAATTCTCTCATTGGTAAGGGTTCGGAGTTTACAATTACAATCCCGACAGCATAG
- a CDS encoding VOC family protein, with translation MNQTLFHLAFPVTDIAQAKAYYVDGLGCIPGRENPQALILNLYGHQLVAHLTKEPVTPQRTIYPRHFGLIFTQETDWEELLQQAQQKQLLFRELPKNRFVGSPLEHRTFFLEDPFYNLMEFKYYRHPEAIFGSYEYTQIGDRT, from the coding sequence ATGAATCAAACTTTATTTCACCTCGCATTTCCCGTCACCGATATTGCTCAGGCCAAAGCATATTATGTTGATGGCTTAGGCTGCATACCCGGACGTGAAAACCCCCAAGCCCTGATTCTTAATCTTTATGGTCATCAATTAGTAGCTCATCTCACCAAAGAACCTGTAACACCTCAGCGTACTATCTATCCCAGGCACTTTGGTTTAATTTTTACTCAAGAAACAGACTGGGAGGAACTCTTACAACAAGCACAACAAAAACAGCTTTTGTTTCGTGAACTCCCGAAAAATCGCTTCGTTGGTTCTCCCTTAGAGCATCGCACTTTCTTTTTAGAAGATCCGTTCTATAACTTAATGGAGTTTAAATATTATCGCCACCCAGAGGCGATTTTTGGTAGCTATGAATATACGCAGATTGGTGATAGGACTTAA
- a CDS encoding 16S rRNA (uracil(1498)-N(3))-methyltransferase, whose protein sequence is MAQLQRIAIAPTQIQQEQILLTPEQQHYLRRVLRLYEGEHFIAMDGRGKWWLAKIAGEQAQVLEPLIVETELPVAITLMIALPKGSGFDEVVRCCTELGVACIAPVLSDRTLLNPSPQKLERWRRIANEAAEQSERAFVPTILEPVAFSHAVTNNTATHRYICEARGELVHLQNALTQISGEIVIATGPEGGWTAAEVEGAIAAGFQPVSLGRRILRAVTAPIVALSLITAVCEV, encoded by the coding sequence ATGGCTCAACTACAACGAATTGCGATCGCACCTACTCAAATCCAGCAAGAGCAAATTTTACTCACACCGGAGCAACAACACTATTTAAGACGGGTGTTGCGCTTATATGAGGGTGAGCATTTCATTGCTATGGATGGGCGGGGTAAGTGGTGGTTAGCAAAGATAGCAGGGGAACAAGCACAGGTTTTAGAACCGCTAATTGTGGAGACTGAGTTACCTGTAGCCATTACTTTAATGATTGCCTTACCTAAAGGTAGCGGCTTTGATGAAGTGGTGCGGTGTTGTACAGAGTTGGGAGTAGCTTGTATTGCACCTGTGTTGAGCGATCGCACTTTACTAAACCCTAGCCCCCAAAAACTGGAACGTTGGCGACGCATCGCTAATGAAGCCGCAGAACAATCAGAACGGGCTTTTGTGCCGACAATTTTAGAACCTGTGGCTTTTAGTCACGCTGTCACTAATAATACAGCCACTCACCGCTATATTTGTGAAGCGCGGGGTGAGTTGGTGCATCTCCAAAATGCCCTGACTCAGATTAGTGGAGAGATTGTAATTGCTACGGGGCCGGAAGGGGGCTGGACAGCCGCAGAGGTGGAAGGAGCGATCGCAGCTGGATTTCAACCAGTATCCCTTGGTCGTCGCATCTTACGAGCAGTCACCGCCCCCATCGTCGCATTATCCCTAATTACCGCAGTCTGTGAAGTATAA
- a CDS encoding choice-of-anchor W domain-containing protein, producing the protein MSSFNISRKISFVLGLLTLGLLIAPQPAKAISIIPLSSQDADSDFDDHDFRSLIQQNVFTELFVAESRIGNNSINIAERELGINDENGTPVDAENLNWGNGKTWNFSLEYTGNKVTYQVFDTSQNFTLTSEEFSGNVNSMFIRTFANQRNNSNSSSISLSNLKLNNISIGNLSSSGSTISDVDYLAIKGISNSFTLTGQTQLSWTGIAPGRSQLAAQIKVGNYTPIPEPSTIGVVLTGMMAHAFAIYRRKFTN; encoded by the coding sequence ATGTCAAGCTTCAACATTTCTAGAAAGATATCTTTTGTTTTGGGCTTACTGACTTTGGGATTATTGATAGCACCCCAGCCAGCAAAAGCAATTAGCATCATTCCTTTATCTTCTCAAGATGCTGACTCAGATTTTGATGATCACGATTTTAGATCACTAATTCAGCAAAATGTATTTACAGAGTTATTCGTAGCTGAAAGCCGCATCGGTAATAATTCCATTAATATTGCTGAACGAGAGTTAGGTATCAATGACGAAAATGGTACACCTGTTGATGCGGAGAATTTGAATTGGGGTAATGGAAAAACATGGAATTTCAGCCTAGAATACACAGGCAACAAAGTGACTTACCAAGTTTTTGATACATCCCAAAATTTCACCTTAACATCTGAAGAATTTAGTGGTAACGTGAATTCTATGTTTATCCGCACCTTTGCTAATCAAAGGAATAATAGTAATAGTAGTTCCATATCACTGAGTAACCTTAAATTGAATAACATATCTATAGGTAATTTATCTTCTTCAGGTTCAACCATTAGTGATGTTGATTACCTAGCCATTAAAGGTATATCAAATTCTTTTACCCTAACTGGTCAAACACAATTAAGTTGGACAGGTATTGCACCAGGACGTTCTCAATTAGCTGCTCAAATTAAAGTAGGTAACTATACACCAATACCAGAACCTAGCACAATAGGTGTAGTGTTGACAGGTATGATGGCACACGCTTTTGCAATTTATCGAAGGAAATTTACTAATTAA
- a CDS encoding peptidylprolyl isomerase, with the protein METLSFLSIDDQPISVEKTVKYLQTSGKLAQFIGDVLRQYVIEQEISTRDDIEINPAATEQTVIDFRLKNQLADPQAFQAWLQQNGTDYATFHASIAFNFKVEKLKTLVTAAKLSEYFIERKIFLDRVVISRIVVDSRELAEELQIQIEEGGNFEQLAKEYSLADDRIVNGMMGPISRGTMPDVLRAAIDVANPGQVVGPIELDGRYGLFRVEQFLPASLEDTQLKQALQNELFEKWLAEKIQKLTVKLQVS; encoded by the coding sequence ATGGAAACTTTATCATTTTTGAGCATTGATGACCAGCCAATTTCTGTAGAAAAGACAGTAAAATATCTGCAAACTTCAGGGAAACTAGCTCAATTTATTGGTGATGTCCTTCGTCAGTATGTGATTGAGCAAGAAATTAGCACGCGAGATGATATTGAAATTAATCCAGCCGCAACTGAACAGACCGTGATTGATTTTCGCCTAAAAAATCAACTTGCTGACCCCCAAGCTTTTCAAGCATGGCTACAGCAAAATGGTACAGATTACGCAACATTCCACGCATCAATTGCTTTCAACTTTAAGGTAGAAAAACTCAAAACTTTAGTGACAGCAGCGAAACTTTCAGAATATTTTATTGAACGGAAAATCTTTTTAGATCGGGTGGTGATTTCGCGGATTGTTGTTGATAGTCGAGAACTAGCAGAGGAGTTACAAATACAAATCGAAGAAGGAGGAAATTTTGAGCAATTAGCTAAGGAATATTCACTAGCAGACGATCGCATTGTCAACGGCATGATGGGACCAATTAGCCGGGGAACGATGCCAGATGTCTTAAGGGCTGCTATTGATGTTGCCAATCCTGGGCAAGTCGTAGGGCCGATAGAACTCGACGGACGTTATGGTTTGTTTCGCGTAGAACAATTTTTACCAGCGTCTCTAGAAGATACTCAACTAAAACAAGCACTACAAAACGAATTATTTGAAAAATGGCTAGCGGAGAAAATTCAAAAGCTGACAGTCAAATTACAAGTGAGTTAA
- a CDS encoding peptidase domain-containing ABC transporter produces the protein MASGENSKADSQITSELKLQDNESLRKKLLAAIPWNQPPLNLLNPEQKSQLEHRLETRQYRLGEKIWSNETGGYQFFIIAGKVRLREEDTGQPLAALQAGDWFGDLQKLPGDYKAVAASKEVVVVCWDTKLWAEISTPEIENFWLNPVKQENPEIATEGTEYQPYVSQQPLPEPGAIPQTPTPVAQNYPFVAGWNTAAACLTMAAQQLDNPVKLEWVQRQLRGQNPKQVVEAGEKLGLVLRRLQVSWEELRQLSFPALLQWQSDLPDKPTWVVAYGVKGDRLIIANPLHPDSICESLPQSVVDQFWDGRLWQVELISQQEKFNLSWFIPAVWKYRGLLGEVLLASFTLQLLGLGTPLITQVVIDKVMVQESLPTLDVMAIALLFIALFESILGILRLFIFTHTARRLDLSLSAQLFRHLMRLPLAYFESRRVGDTVARVQELEQIRQFLTGTALTVILDSIFAVVYLALMFYYNISLTFVALAVLPLFATLTIVATPILRNWLNETFNRSADSQSFLVETITGIHSVKAHAAESVARDRWEGLFARFVRTGFKASTTSNISSNIGDFLTNFSSLLILWFGAKLVIEQKLTVGQLVAFQMLSGRVTGPLLRLVQLWQNLQQVLLSVDRIGDILNVAPEAEMGTGLVLPPLKGQVTFEQVFFRYKANTEPVLRGISFHVEPGQFVGIVGRSGSGKSTLSKLLQRLYQIESGRILIDGFDIKSADLSSLRQQIGVVLQEDFLFNGSILENITLGNPNITAEQVVEAARMAVAHDFISQLPYGYETNVGERGTALSGGQRQRIALARLFLSDAPILILDEATSALDSETEQQVLQNLQKVSANRTVFLIAHRFAPLKRADQILVLERGVIAEHGTHAQLLQQKGLYWSLYQRQQANV, from the coding sequence ATGGCTAGCGGAGAAAATTCAAAAGCTGACAGTCAAATTACAAGTGAGTTAAAACTTCAGGATAATGAATCTCTAAGAAAAAAATTGCTAGCTGCTATACCCTGGAATCAACCACCTCTGAACCTGCTCAATCCTGAGCAAAAATCCCAATTAGAACATCGTTTAGAAACCCGCCAATATCGACTCGGTGAAAAAATTTGGTCAAATGAAACGGGAGGTTATCAGTTTTTTATTATTGCTGGTAAGGTGCGCTTACGGGAAGAAGATACCGGTCAACCTTTAGCAGCCTTACAGGCGGGAGACTGGTTTGGCGATTTACAAAAATTACCAGGGGATTATAAGGCTGTAGCGGCTAGTAAAGAGGTAGTAGTAGTTTGTTGGGATACGAAACTGTGGGCAGAAATATCTACCCCGGAGATCGAAAATTTTTGGTTAAATCCGGTAAAACAGGAAAATCCAGAAATCGCTACTGAGGGGACAGAATACCAGCCTTATGTTTCACAGCAGCCTTTGCCAGAACCGGGAGCAATTCCCCAAACTCCTACGCCAGTTGCCCAAAATTATCCTTTTGTAGCTGGGTGGAATACGGCTGCTGCTTGTTTAACAATGGCAGCCCAACAGTTAGATAACCCTGTCAAACTGGAATGGGTACAACGCCAACTGCGGGGGCAGAACCCGAAGCAGGTGGTAGAAGCAGGGGAAAAGTTGGGTTTAGTGCTGCGGCGGTTGCAAGTCAGTTGGGAAGAATTGCGGCAATTGTCGTTTCCGGCTTTATTACAGTGGCAATCGGACTTACCTGATAAACCTACTTGGGTGGTAGCCTATGGTGTCAAAGGCGATCGCTTAATTATCGCTAATCCCCTCCATCCTGATAGTATTTGTGAAAGTCTGCCCCAATCGGTGGTTGATCAATTCTGGGATGGTAGGTTGTGGCAAGTAGAACTGATATCCCAGCAAGAAAAATTCAACCTGAGTTGGTTTATTCCAGCCGTTTGGAAATACCGGGGACTGTTAGGAGAAGTTTTACTGGCTTCTTTTACCTTGCAGCTATTGGGTTTAGGCACACCACTGATTACCCAGGTGGTGATTGATAAAGTCATGGTGCAAGAGAGTTTACCCACTCTCGATGTCATGGCGATCGCGCTGTTGTTTATCGCTTTATTTGAGTCTATACTCGGAATTCTCCGGCTATTTATCTTTACCCATACAGCCCGGCGCTTAGATTTAAGTTTATCAGCCCAGTTATTTCGCCATCTGATGCGGTTGCCCTTGGCTTATTTTGAGTCACGGCGCGTGGGGGATACCGTCGCCAGAGTCCAAGAACTGGAACAAATTCGCCAGTTTCTTACAGGTACAGCATTAACGGTAATTTTAGATAGCATCTTTGCTGTGGTTTATCTGGCATTGATGTTTTACTACAATATTTCGCTTACCTTTGTGGCGTTGGCAGTGTTGCCATTGTTCGCTACCTTGACGATAGTGGCGACACCGATTTTGCGGAACTGGTTAAACGAAACCTTTAACCGGAGTGCCGATAGTCAGTCATTTTTAGTAGAAACAATCACTGGTATCCATTCTGTCAAAGCCCATGCGGCTGAATCCGTAGCCCGCGATCGCTGGGAAGGGTTATTTGCTAGATTTGTACGTACTGGGTTTAAAGCTTCTACTACTTCCAATATTAGTAGTAATATTGGTGACTTTCTTACTAATTTTTCTTCCCTATTAATCCTTTGGTTTGGCGCAAAATTAGTTATTGAACAAAAGCTGACAGTTGGGCAACTTGTAGCTTTTCAAATGTTATCTGGAAGGGTAACAGGTCCACTGTTGCGCTTAGTCCAATTGTGGCAAAATCTGCAACAAGTTCTACTCTCAGTAGACAGAATTGGCGATATTCTCAACGTCGCCCCAGAAGCCGAAATGGGGACAGGGTTAGTATTACCACCCCTGAAAGGACAAGTTACTTTTGAACAGGTGTTTTTCCGTTATAAAGCTAATACTGAACCTGTGTTAAGGGGCATTTCCTTTCATGTCGAACCAGGACAATTTGTGGGCATTGTCGGACGTAGTGGTTCTGGTAAAAGTACCCTTTCTAAACTATTGCAACGACTGTATCAAATTGAATCAGGACGGATTCTCATTGATGGATTTGATATTAAGAGTGCAGATTTATCTTCACTGCGACAACAAATTGGTGTAGTTCTCCAAGAAGACTTTTTATTTAACGGTTCTATCTTGGAAAATATCACCCTGGGCAATCCCAACATTACTGCTGAACAAGTAGTAGAAGCTGCCAGAATGGCTGTAGCCCATGACTTCATCAGTCAACTACCTTATGGTTACGAAACTAACGTTGGGGAACGGGGTACAGCTTTATCTGGGGGACAAAGACAACGGATTGCTTTGGCAAGGTTGTTTCTCTCGGATGCACCGATTTTAATCTTAGATGAAGCCACCAGTGCCTTAGATAGTGAAACTGAACAGCAGGTATTGCAAAATCTGCAAAAAGTTTCCGCTAACCGGACTGTATTTTTGATTGCTCACCGCTTTGCACCTTTGAAACGAGCAGATCAGATTTTAGTCTTGGAACGCGGTGTCATTGCTGAACATGGTACTCATGCACAATTATTGCAGCAAAAGGGTTTGTACTGGTCACTGTATCAACGCCAGCAAGCAAACGTGTAA
- a CDS encoding tetratricopeptide repeat protein produces the protein MIEQVAIAFERKDYQTAAKLLKQLLRESPDNPWVQFYLARLQEVSGKRRDADKTYRQLLLSTTNNKIVAQARQGLQRLQEIEREERQRAIAQATATPNDTEPGVLILEPLSHDQKNQLAPKFAQVMQLDPYTAKLLLPSRSWKFYRTGRIGELKFYGMQLQQAGIPCLWTSLTAIAQIQVFQVQYFLESQPKPTVSCCNQLNQLGTLTFDWSEVTARVMGLLPIFEEVVDVNANRKLERKTQTQDYAQFCDLHLPERRCILRISDHSYEFQRGIEITSVASQNTIRINWNALLDWMQHYLSQVPLLSEFTPFAETVLEQTEMLSNIQSHIRLFRRDKTNWDSAFHLYSGLIFMKRGMGV, from the coding sequence ATGATTGAGCAAGTGGCGATCGCTTTTGAGCGTAAGGATTATCAAACAGCTGCAAAATTACTCAAACAGCTCCTCAGAGAATCTCCGGACAACCCTTGGGTGCAGTTTTATCTAGCCAGACTACAAGAAGTTTCAGGGAAACGCCGAGATGCAGATAAAACTTATCGGCAACTACTTTTGAGTACCACGAATAACAAAATTGTGGCGCAAGCGCGGCAAGGGTTACAAAGACTACAAGAAATTGAGCGAGAGGAAAGACAAAGAGCGATCGCCCAAGCCACAGCCACACCAAACGATACTGAACCAGGGGTATTAATTTTAGAACCCCTCAGTCATGACCAAAAAAACCAACTAGCACCAAAATTTGCCCAGGTTATGCAGTTAGACCCCTACACTGCTAAATTGTTACTCCCTAGCCGCAGTTGGAAATTTTATCGGACAGGGAGAATCGGCGAACTCAAATTTTACGGTATGCAGTTACAGCAAGCGGGGATTCCTTGCTTGTGGACAAGTCTAACTGCGATCGCACAAATACAAGTTTTTCAAGTTCAATATTTCTTAGAATCTCAGCCCAAACCTACCGTTAGTTGCTGCAACCAGTTAAATCAACTTGGTACTCTGACCTTTGATTGGTCAGAAGTAACAGCGCGAGTCATGGGGTTATTGCCGATTTTTGAAGAAGTTGTAGATGTCAATGCCAACCGCAAACTAGAACGCAAAACCCAAACACAGGACTACGCACAATTTTGTGATTTACACTTACCAGAAAGACGCTGCATTTTACGCATATCTGATCATAGCTATGAATTCCAGAGAGGTATAGAAATTACTTCTGTAGCGAGCCAAAATACCATCAGAATTAATTGGAATGCCTTACTAGACTGGATGCAACACTATCTATCACAAGTTCCACTTTTGTCAGAGTTCACACCCTTTGCCGAAACAGTCCTAGAACAAACAGAAATGCTGAGTAACATCCAATCTCATATCCGTCTGTTTCGTAGGGATAAGACTAATTGGGACTCAGCATTTCATCTCTATAGCGGGCTAATTTTTATGAAAAGGGGTATGGGGGTGTAG